In one window of Photorhabdus laumondii subsp. laumondii DNA:
- a CDS encoding Bcr/CflA family multidrug efflux MFS transporter: MPKPFHQHPPRWLIPLLGALVAFGPLSIDMYLPALPEMARQLQATQGQMQHTLGAFFAGFCIGMLLYGPLSDHLGRRKLLLSGIALFVVASALCTLVTQVEQLILLRALQAFGSGAAVVMGRAIARDIYGPQELPRVLSLMTLVTMIAPLIAPLLGGLLLTYFNWQAIFTLLGLFGCISGILLLFFLPETLPAQHNGGKLITAFKNYGKLLTDGEAMATIGTLAFTCAAMFAFISGSPFVYINYFQVPANYYGLLFACNALGMMAVVLLNVRLLKVYDVSRLLFIQTSAQLLFGILLVIFYQQSLTVIVILVVLFISLVNAIGTNSLSLLLQHRGQLAGSASALAISAQFAMAAFASVAVSLLQDETPFAMALVMTVCAGLSWLCQQLATFYRRKPLTQVSLGEKNHDK, translated from the coding sequence ATGCCGAAGCCCTTTCATCAGCATCCTCCTCGTTGGTTAATCCCTTTATTAGGTGCGCTAGTGGCCTTCGGGCCGCTGTCGATTGATATGTACCTGCCAGCCTTGCCGGAAATGGCAAGGCAATTACAGGCAACACAAGGGCAGATGCAACATACTTTAGGCGCATTTTTCGCCGGTTTCTGTATTGGCATGCTGTTATACGGCCCACTGAGCGACCATTTAGGGCGCAGAAAACTGCTGCTCAGCGGTATCGCATTATTCGTCGTTGCCAGTGCGTTGTGTACCTTGGTGACACAAGTTGAACAACTGATTTTACTGCGCGCATTACAGGCATTTGGCAGCGGTGCCGCGGTGGTCATGGGCCGAGCGATCGCCCGTGATATCTACGGCCCGCAGGAATTACCACGCGTGCTATCACTCATGACTTTGGTGACCATGATAGCGCCGCTTATCGCGCCATTACTGGGTGGCTTACTGTTAACTTATTTCAATTGGCAGGCCATATTTACGCTATTGGGCCTGTTCGGTTGTATCAGTGGAATATTATTACTATTTTTCTTGCCAGAAACGCTACCCGCCCAGCATAACGGCGGAAAACTTATCACTGCGTTTAAAAATTACGGCAAGTTACTGACTGACGGTGAAGCTATGGCAACTATCGGCACATTGGCATTCACTTGTGCCGCCATGTTCGCATTTATCAGTGGTTCCCCTTTCGTCTATATCAACTATTTTCAGGTTCCGGCGAATTACTACGGCTTACTGTTCGCCTGTAATGCGCTAGGCATGATGGCAGTAGTGCTGCTCAATGTCCGTTTACTAAAAGTCTACGATGTTTCCCGTCTGTTATTTATCCAAACCAGTGCTCAATTACTGTTCGGCATCTTATTGGTTATCTTTTATCAGCAAAGTCTGACGGTGATCGTCATTTTGGTCGTACTGTTTATCTCGCTGGTTAATGCCATTGGTACTAACAGCCTCTCTTTATTACTTCAACATCGCGGTCAACTTGCCGGCAGCGCCAGTGCGCTCGCTATTTCCGCACAATTTGCTATGGCGGCATTCGCCAGTGTTGCCGTCTCTTTACTACAAGATGAAACCCCTTTTGCTATGGCCCTTGTAATGACTGTTTGTGCTGGATTGAGTTGGTTATGCCAGCAGCTAGCCACTTTCTACCGGCGAAAACCCCTCACACAAGTGTCTTTAGGAGAAAAAAATCATGACAAATAA
- the hpaA gene encoding 4-hydroxyphenylacetate catabolism regulatory protein HpaA → MTEPIIANIDISKDYDETQGTDDVHYQTFGRMAAFFGRNMQAHRHDGFFQLHFLITGHIELQLDAQHYSVQAPLFILTPPSVPHAFFTQDDSDGYVLTVRQDLILPLLESLYPANKDILDIPAICLSVVDKPEELAAFNHYWALIARESSNNFIGREQSLTFLAQAIFTQLLRNIPLDDHPVNGVRGEIKLFQRFNQLIDNHYHHHLSVPEYAHKLDITESRLKDMCRRFTNRPPKRLIFDRQLREAKRLLLFSDCPVFEVAYQLGFKDPAYFARFFNRLVGCSPSYWRERNIHEK, encoded by the coding sequence ATGACTGAGCCTATCATTGCCAATATTGATATCAGCAAGGATTATGATGAAACCCAAGGCACTGATGATGTGCACTATCAAACCTTTGGTCGGATGGCAGCATTTTTTGGTCGTAATATGCAAGCTCATCGTCACGATGGTTTCTTCCAACTTCATTTTTTGATCACCGGCCATATTGAATTACAGTTAGATGCTCAACACTATTCTGTACAGGCACCGCTGTTTATCCTGACACCGCCCTCCGTTCCTCACGCTTTTTTCACTCAAGATGACAGTGACGGATATGTCCTTACCGTACGGCAAGATCTGATATTACCGTTATTGGAATCACTCTATCCAGCTAATAAAGATATTCTTGATATTCCGGCTATTTGCTTATCCGTCGTCGATAAACCGGAAGAATTGGCCGCTTTTAATCACTATTGGGCGTTAATCGCCCGCGAATCATCGAATAACTTTATTGGTCGAGAGCAATCGCTGACATTTTTAGCACAAGCCATATTTACCCAGTTATTGCGCAATATTCCTCTTGATGATCACCCGGTTAATGGCGTGCGAGGAGAAATTAAATTGTTTCAGCGCTTTAATCAATTAATAGACAATCATTATCATCATCATCTTTCCGTACCGGAATATGCTCATAAGTTAGATATTACAGAATCGCGGTTAAAAGATATGTGCCGTCGGTTTACCAATCGTCCACCAAAACGACTCATCTTCGATCGTCAACTGCGTGAAGCCAAACGGCTATTATTATTCAGTGATTGCCCAGTATTTGAAGTTGCTTATCAGCTTGGATTTAAAGATCCCGCCTATTTTGCCCGCTTCTTTAATCGATTAGTTGGCTGCTCACCTAGTTATTGGCGAGAAAGAAATATTCACGAAAAATAA
- a CDS encoding contact-dependent growth inhibition system immunity protein — translation MTGQYPFLDILMHAYFNQDFDIISGPELDDVINDFLNDASQGMRKGLIEEINDLIDSSEDVESTFDYHYHDADVLPEGWGMTALEFLTHVSNKSQDYLNEHTEQDE, via the coding sequence ATGACCGGACAATATCCATTTCTAGATATTTTAATGCATGCTTACTTTAATCAGGACTTCGATATAATATCAGGTCCCGAGCTTGATGATGTTATCAATGATTTTCTTAATGACGCATCTCAGGGAATGAGAAAAGGGTTAATAGAAGAAATCAACGACCTTATTGACTCTTCTGAAGATGTAGAGAGCACATTTGATTATCATTACCATGATGCTGACGTTCTCCCCGAAGGGTGGGGTATGACAGCACTTGAGTTTTTAACGCATGTGTCAAACAAGTCACAAGATTATTTAAACGAGCATACTGAACAAGATGAGTAA
- a CDS encoding NAD-dependent succinate-semialdehyde dehydrogenase, which translates to MTNNVNTELLRQQAYINGQWVDADNQATFKVTNPANGEVIAHVSNMGAAETERAIAAAQQALPAWRTMTAKQRSQILQRWFQLMMANQPALAELLSREQGKSQTEAMGEIAYGASFIEWFAEEGKRTYGETIPSPLPGRRIVTIKQPIGVVAAITPWNFPNAMITRKVGPALAAGCTVILKPASETPLSALALAALAEQAGIPAGVFNVVTGIDAKAIGGAMTQSPIVRKLSFTGSTRVGKLLMAQSADTVKKLSLELGGNAPFIVFDDANIDAAVQGALIAKFRNSGQTCVCANRILVQETIYDTFAERLAQAVNQLQVGPASDAKSQQGPLINQAAVDKVEEHISDAISHGARILAGGKPHALGGLFFEPTVLADVNKSMLISQEETFGPIAPLFKFRDEAEAIHLANETEFGLAAYFYSRDIGRIYRVAEALESGMVGINEGLISNEAAPFGGIKQSGLGREGSRYGIEDYLEVKYLCFGGIEDTGV; encoded by the coding sequence ATGACAAATAATGTAAATACCGAATTACTGCGTCAACAAGCTTATATCAACGGGCAGTGGGTTGATGCCGACAATCAAGCAACTTTTAAGGTGACTAACCCAGCAAATGGTGAAGTGATTGCCCACGTCAGTAATATGGGTGCGGCCGAAACAGAACGCGCAATTGCAGCCGCTCAACAAGCCCTACCAGCCTGGAGAACCATGACAGCCAAACAACGCAGCCAGATTCTGCAACGTTGGTTTCAGTTAATGATGGCAAATCAACCGGCACTGGCTGAATTGTTGAGCCGGGAGCAAGGGAAGTCACAGACAGAAGCGATGGGCGAAATCGCTTATGGTGCCAGCTTCATCGAGTGGTTTGCGGAAGAGGGTAAACGCACCTACGGTGAAACCATTCCAAGCCCATTGCCTGGTCGCCGGATTGTCACGATCAAACAACCTATTGGCGTTGTGGCGGCCATCACACCGTGGAACTTCCCCAATGCCATGATCACCCGCAAGGTTGGCCCTGCTCTGGCAGCAGGCTGCACGGTGATCCTAAAACCCGCCTCGGAAACCCCACTTTCCGCTCTGGCTCTGGCTGCGCTAGCGGAACAAGCCGGTATTCCCGCTGGCGTATTCAATGTGGTGACCGGCATCGATGCGAAAGCCATCGGCGGAGCTATGACCCAAAGCCCGATTGTTCGCAAACTCTCTTTTACTGGCTCAACCCGTGTCGGTAAGCTCTTGATGGCACAAAGTGCCGACACCGTGAAAAAGCTATCATTGGAATTGGGTGGCAATGCGCCATTTATCGTTTTTGATGATGCTAATATTGATGCCGCTGTACAGGGAGCATTGATAGCTAAATTCCGCAACAGCGGTCAAACCTGTGTTTGCGCTAACCGAATTTTGGTACAGGAAACCATTTATGACACCTTCGCCGAACGTCTGGCACAAGCCGTTAATCAGTTGCAGGTTGGCCCGGCTAGCGACGCTAAATCACAACAAGGCCCCCTGATCAATCAAGCCGCCGTCGATAAAGTCGAGGAACACATCAGTGACGCCATTTCCCACGGTGCACGCATATTGGCCGGGGGTAAACCACACGCTCTGGGCGGTCTGTTCTTCGAACCTACCGTACTGGCTGATGTCAATAAATCCATGCTTATCTCCCAAGAAGAAACATTCGGCCCTATTGCTCCCCTGTTCAAATTCCGTGATGAAGCAGAAGCCATCCATCTGGCAAATGAGACTGAATTTGGTCTAGCCGCTTATTTTTATTCCCGCGATATCGGCCGGATCTACCGTGTGGCAGAAGCGCTGGAAAGCGGTATGGTCGGGATCAATGAAGGTTTAATCTCTAATGAAGCCGCCCCATTCGGCGGCATTAAACAATCGGGCCTGGGACGTGAAGGTTCTCGTTACGGTATCGAAGATTATCTGGAAGTGAAATATCTCTGCTTTGGTGGCATAGAAGACACAGGAGTTTAA
- a CDS encoding SDR family oxidoreductase codes for MQKITLITGGSRGIGRATAFYLAKKGHHICIGYHTNQEQAQEVIEIIHNIGGKAIAIQVDVADEKQVVELFQRIDTELGCITGLVNNAGILKPQASIEQLTAHRLHDIFATNVIGSFLCAREAVKRMSFRHGGHGGSIVNVSSAASRLGSPHEYIDYAASKGAIDTLTIGLSLEVADQGIRVNAVRPGFIYTDMHADGGEPNRVDRVKNSLPMKRGGQPKEVAQAIVWLLSDEASYVTGNFIDLAGGK; via the coding sequence ATGCAAAAAATTACATTAATTACCGGCGGATCACGTGGCATTGGTCGCGCAACAGCTTTTTATCTGGCAAAGAAAGGACACCACATTTGCATTGGCTACCACACCAATCAAGAGCAAGCTCAGGAAGTCATAGAAATCATCCATAATATCGGCGGTAAAGCTATCGCCATTCAGGTCGATGTCGCTGATGAAAAACAAGTTGTAGAACTCTTCCAAAGAATTGATACCGAACTCGGATGCATCACAGGTTTGGTAAATAACGCCGGAATACTTAAACCACAAGCATCGATTGAACAATTAACCGCTCATCGCTTGCATGATATTTTTGCCACCAATGTCATAGGCAGTTTTCTCTGTGCACGGGAAGCGGTTAAAAGAATGTCCTTCCGGCATGGTGGTCACGGTGGATCAATTGTCAATGTTTCATCCGCAGCATCTCGACTGGGATCACCGCACGAATATATAGATTATGCCGCATCAAAAGGAGCGATCGATACTTTGACTATTGGCCTGTCTCTGGAAGTGGCAGATCAGGGAATTCGGGTCAATGCCGTTCGTCCTGGATTCATCTATACCGATATGCACGCTGATGGCGGCGAACCAAATCGAGTTGATCGGGTGAAAAATTCCTTACCAATGAAACGCGGTGGACAACCGAAAGAAGTGGCACAGGCTATCGTCTGGTTGCTGTCGGATGAAGCCTCATATGTAACCGGAAATTTTATTGACCTCGCCGGAGGGAAATAA
- the hpaI gene encoding 4-hydroxy-2-oxoheptanedioate aldolase → MDRLTNKFKQALKAGQPQIGLWLGLCNPYSAELVAGAGFDWLLIDGEHAPNDIQTILSQLQAIAPYPSHPIVRPPWNDLVIIKQLLDIGAQTLLIPMIQNAEQAYEAVRATRYPPAGIRGVGSALARASHWNRIPDYLHRANDEICVLVQVETREALRNLPEILKVDGVDGAFIGPADLSSDMGFTNNPQHPEVKDAIEQAIAQIKAAGKAPGILMSAPNVAEHYLKLGALFVAVGIDTTLLARTAEALAARFIADKEPPVAPLSGVY, encoded by the coding sequence ATGGATCGGTTAACCAATAAATTTAAACAGGCATTAAAAGCAGGCCAGCCACAAATCGGTCTATGGTTGGGGCTTTGTAACCCCTACAGTGCTGAATTAGTGGCCGGAGCCGGTTTCGACTGGCTACTTATTGATGGCGAACATGCACCGAACGATATTCAGACGATTCTAAGCCAGTTGCAAGCTATCGCCCCTTATCCAAGTCATCCCATTGTGCGTCCGCCCTGGAATGATCTGGTCATCATTAAACAACTACTGGATATCGGTGCCCAAACGTTATTAATCCCCATGATACAAAACGCCGAACAGGCTTACGAAGCGGTTCGGGCAACCCGTTATCCACCGGCGGGTATCCGTGGTGTGGGTAGCGCTCTGGCAAGAGCTTCCCACTGGAACAGAATTCCTGATTATCTGCATCGTGCCAACGATGAAATCTGCGTTCTGGTTCAGGTAGAAACCCGTGAAGCACTCCGTAACCTGCCGGAGATCCTCAAAGTAGACGGTGTGGATGGTGCCTTTATCGGTCCGGCGGATCTCAGTTCCGATATGGGCTTTACCAATAATCCGCAACATCCTGAAGTGAAAGACGCAATTGAGCAAGCCATCGCTCAAATCAAAGCGGCGGGTAAAGCGCCGGGCATTCTGATGTCCGCACCCAATGTTGCCGAGCACTACCTGAAACTCGGTGCTCTATTCGTTGCTGTGGGTATTGATACAACTTTATTGGCTCGGACAGCGGAAGCGCTGGCAGCACGATTTATCGCGGATAAAGAGCCGCCGGTAGCACCTTTATCCGGTGTTTATTAA
- the hpaX gene encoding 4-hydroxyphenylacetate permease, whose translation MSDSSTVVQQPDLPVGQHKPLTAQQQSVINKLFRRLIIFLFVLFVFSFLDRINIGFAGLTMGKDLGLNATMFGLAATLFYVTYVIFGIPSNIMLSIVGARRWIATIMVLWGISSTATMFATGPTSLYILRMLVGIAEAGFVPGILLYLTYWFPAYYRARANALFMVAMPVTMAFGSLASGYILEMDGLMNLHGWQWLFLLEGFPSVLLGIVVWFYLDDSPKRANWLTDEDKKCLQEMMDNDQPALVQPASSSTHQAMQKPSIWREIFAPIMLMYTLAYFCLTNTLSAINIWTPQIVQSFNQGSSNIMIGILTAIPQFCTIIGMIYWSRRSDRLQERKMHTALPYLFAAVGWILTSLTNHSVIQLIGIIMASTGSFTAMAVFWTTPDQAISLRARAIGIAVISATGNIGSALSPLLIGWLKDQTGSFNTGLYFVAGLLVVGAAIIWLIPMKHARQRTAP comes from the coding sequence ATGAGCGATTCATCAACTGTTGTGCAACAGCCGGATCTTCCGGTTGGTCAACATAAACCGCTGACGGCACAACAGCAATCCGTCATTAATAAGCTATTCCGTCGCCTGATTATTTTCCTGTTCGTCTTATTTGTATTTTCGTTTCTGGATCGAATTAATATCGGGTTTGCCGGCCTGACAATGGGTAAAGATCTTGGACTGAACGCAACCATGTTCGGTCTGGCGGCAACGCTGTTCTATGTCACTTATGTCATTTTCGGTATTCCTAGCAACATTATGCTAAGCATTGTCGGAGCGCGACGCTGGATAGCCACGATTATGGTGCTCTGGGGGATCTCCTCCACTGCCACCATGTTCGCTACCGGACCAACCAGTCTGTATATCTTGCGGATGCTGGTCGGTATCGCCGAAGCAGGTTTCGTGCCGGGCATCCTGTTATATCTGACTTATTGGTTCCCGGCTTACTATCGCGCCCGTGCCAACGCACTGTTTATGGTGGCAATGCCGGTGACGATGGCGTTTGGTTCTCTGGCTTCCGGTTATATTCTGGAAATGGATGGCCTCATGAACCTTCACGGCTGGCAATGGTTATTCCTGCTGGAAGGTTTTCCTTCGGTACTACTGGGAATTGTCGTTTGGTTCTATCTTGATGATTCACCCAAACGCGCTAACTGGCTGACAGATGAGGACAAAAAATGCTTACAAGAGATGATGGATAACGACCAGCCCGCTCTGGTTCAACCAGCAAGCTCATCAACTCATCAGGCAATGCAAAAACCCAGTATATGGCGTGAAATTTTCGCGCCGATCATGCTGATGTATACCCTGGCTTACTTCTGTTTAACCAATACCTTGAGTGCGATTAATATCTGGACGCCACAGATTGTGCAAAGCTTCAATCAGGGCAGCAGTAACATCATGATCGGTATCCTGACCGCTATTCCTCAGTTTTGTACCATCATCGGCATGATTTACTGGAGTCGCCGTTCAGACCGGTTACAAGAACGTAAAATGCATACAGCTCTACCCTATCTGTTCGCCGCCGTGGGCTGGATATTGACCTCATTGACCAACCACAGTGTCATTCAGCTCATTGGGATTATTATGGCTTCAACCGGTTCATTTACCGCAATGGCGGTCTTCTGGACAACGCCGGATCAAGCTATCAGTTTACGTGCAAGAGCGATCGGCATTGCGGTTATTAGCGCTACAGGCAACATAGGTTCAGCACTCAGCCCGTTATTAATCGGCTGGCTGAAAGATCAGACAGGAAGCTTTAATACCGGGCTCTATTTCGTTGCCGGATTGCTGGTCGTTGGCGCAGCCATTATCTGGTTGATCCCAATGAAACACGCCAGACAGAGAACAGCGCCGTAA
- a CDS encoding YjeO family protein translates to MSKSAIVLNITYAIFCALFIYMMSYLEEEHYIGGQDIDNLCTVYRELIDDNRDVFAPTCLLIMSPLIYATVKKRFKSLSLNVITFALLGYWMWRFFIRLIVCV, encoded by the coding sequence ATGAGCAAATCAGCTATAGTTTTAAATATCACTTATGCTATCTTTTGTGCGTTATTTATATATATGATGTCATACTTAGAAGAAGAGCATTATATCGGTGGTCAGGATATAGATAATCTCTGTACTGTTTACAGAGAGCTGATAGATGATAATCGTGATGTATTTGCTCCAACATGTTTACTGATTATGTCCCCCTTAATTTATGCAACCGTGAAGAAAAGATTCAAATCACTTTCTCTTAATGTCATTACATTTGCTTTGCTAGGATACTGGATGTGGCGATTTTTTATCAGATTAATCGTATGCGTTTAG
- the hpaH gene encoding 2-oxo-hept-4-ene-1,7-dioate hydratase — translation MLQKEVVSQVAHRLHQAEKSREQIRQISLDYPEITIDDAYAIQRHWVELKIAEGRVLKGHKIGLTSKAMQASSQISEPDYGALLDDMFFPDGSDIPCDRFIVPRIEVELAFILAKPLCGPNCTLFDVYNATDYIIPALELIDARCHNIDPETKRPRKVFDTISDNAANGGVIMGGRPIKPDQFDLRWISALLYRNGVIEESGVAAAVLNHPANGVAWLANKLAPHGVQLEAGQIILSGSFTRPVPANKGDTFHVDYGPLGAISCRFV, via the coding sequence ATGTTACAGAAAGAAGTCGTATCACAGGTTGCACATCGTCTGCATCAGGCAGAAAAAAGCCGTGAACAAATACGCCAGATCTCATTGGATTACCCTGAAATCACCATCGATGATGCTTATGCTATTCAGCGTCACTGGGTGGAGTTGAAAATTGCCGAAGGTCGGGTACTCAAAGGCCATAAAATTGGCCTGACCTCAAAAGCCATGCAAGCCAGCTCACAAATCAGTGAGCCAGATTATGGCGCTTTGCTGGACGATATGTTTTTCCCTGATGGCAGTGATATTCCATGTGATCGCTTTATTGTGCCCCGTATTGAGGTCGAGCTAGCATTCATTCTGGCAAAACCTTTGTGTGGCCCGAACTGCACACTGTTTGATGTTTACAACGCGACCGATTACATCATTCCAGCGTTGGAATTGATCGACGCCCGTTGCCATAACATCGATCCGGAAACTAAGCGCCCACGCAAAGTGTTCGATACGATTTCTGACAATGCCGCCAACGGCGGCGTCATTATGGGCGGCCGTCCGATTAAGCCCGATCAGTTTGATCTGCGCTGGATCAGCGCCCTGCTCTATCGCAATGGCGTGATTGAAGAATCCGGTGTCGCGGCGGCGGTACTTAATCATCCAGCTAACGGTGTCGCATGGTTGGCAAACAAACTGGCCCCACATGGTGTTCAGCTTGAGGCAGGACAAATCATTCTCAGCGGCTCTTTTACCCGCCCGGTTCCAGCCAATAAAGGGGATACCTTCCATGTGGATTATGGCCCCCTCGGTGCTATCAGTTGCCGTTTTGTTTAA
- a CDS encoding RNase A-like domain-containing protein, translating into MPSSGEGTTAPIEYISSTSIGFGVTKGSKYVEKLYKVRVVLRYSEYNGKPFYILTAFPKG; encoded by the coding sequence ATCCCATCATCCGGAGAAGGAACCACTGCACCTATTGAATACATTTCAAGTACCTCTATTGGTTTTGGTGTTACTAAAGGATCTAAATATGTAGAAAAGTTATATAAAGTCAGGGTTGTTCTAAGGTATTCTGAATACAATGGTAAACCATTTTATATATTAACAGCATTTCCAAAGGGCTAA
- the hpaD gene encoding 3,4-dihydroxyphenylacetate 2,3-dioxygenase, with the protein MGKLALAAKITHVPSMYLSELPGKHHGCRQGAIDGHKEISRRCREMGVDTIIVFDTHWLVNSAYHINCADHFSGIYTSNELPHFIRDMSYEYDGNPELGQMIAEEARNVGVRAQAHEIPSLKLEYGTLVPMRYMNSDRHFKVISVSAFCTVHAFEDSRRLGEAILTAIEKYDGTVAVFASGSLSHRFIDDQRAEEGMNSYTREFDEQMDHRVVQLWKEGKFKEFCKMLPEYADYCYGEGNMHDTVMLLGLLGWDKYDGKVEFLTELFASSGTGQVNAVFPLPDYITDKPAIP; encoded by the coding sequence ATGGGTAAGTTAGCGTTAGCAGCCAAAATTACACATGTGCCATCCATGTATCTGTCTGAACTACCGGGGAAGCATCACGGTTGCCGTCAGGGAGCTATTGATGGTCACAAAGAGATCAGTCGCCGTTGTCGCGAAATGGGTGTCGATACCATTATTGTGTTTGATACGCACTGGCTGGTGAATAGTGCCTATCACATCAATTGTGCCGACCATTTCTCCGGCATTTACACCAGTAATGAATTACCCCACTTCATCCGGGATATGAGTTATGAATATGACGGTAACCCTGAATTGGGACAAATGATCGCAGAAGAGGCACGCAATGTCGGCGTGCGTGCTCAGGCGCATGAAATCCCAAGCCTGAAACTGGAGTACGGCACGCTGGTACCGATGCGTTACATGAACAGTGACCGACATTTTAAAGTTATCTCAGTCTCCGCATTCTGCACTGTCCATGCTTTTGAAGATAGCCGTCGTCTTGGAGAGGCAATTCTGACAGCGATTGAGAAATATGATGGCACCGTTGCGGTATTCGCCAGCGGTTCCCTTTCTCACCGTTTTATTGATGATCAACGCGCCGAAGAGGGCATGAATAGCTACACCCGAGAATTTGATGAACAGATGGATCATCGGGTGGTTCAACTTTGGAAAGAGGGCAAATTCAAAGAGTTCTGCAAGATGCTGCCGGAATATGCAGATTATTGTTATGGCGAAGGCAATATGCACGACACGGTGATGTTATTAGGTCTACTCGGTTGGGATAAATATGACGGTAAAGTGGAATTTCTGACTGAACTGTTTGCCAGTTCCGGCACCGGACAAGTCAACGCCGTATTTCCACTACCTGATTACATCACCGATAAACCCGCGATCCCCTGA
- a CDS encoding 5-carboxymethyl-2-hydroxymuconate Delta-isomerase encodes MPHFYAECTENIREQANLPELFAKVHQALADTGIFPLGGIRSRAIWLDTWQMADGQHDYAFVHMTLKIGAGRSLESRQQVGEILFPLIKQHFASLMAQRYLALSFTMEELDPVLNYKQNNVHALFRKE; translated from the coding sequence ATGCCACATTTTTATGCTGAATGTACGGAAAATATCCGCGAACAAGCCAATTTGCCGGAGTTGTTTGCCAAAGTGCATCAGGCGCTGGCAGATACCGGCATTTTTCCATTAGGCGGCATACGCAGCCGTGCCATCTGGCTGGATACTTGGCAAATGGCCGATGGTCAACATGATTACGCCTTCGTCCATATGACACTAAAAATCGGTGCAGGACGCAGCCTTGAAAGCCGTCAACAGGTTGGTGAGATACTGTTTCCTCTGATCAAACAACATTTTGCCTCGCTGATGGCACAACGTTACCTTGCCCTCTCTTTTACGATGGAAGAATTAGACCCGGTATTGAACTACAAACAAAACAACGTCCACGCCTTGTTTCGTAAGGAGTAG